The following are from one region of the Coffea eugenioides isolate CCC68of chromosome 2, Ceug_1.0, whole genome shotgun sequence genome:
- the LOC113761392 gene encoding uncharacterized protein LOC113761392 isoform X2: protein MEGNNFQRISHQQSEPARRGLLKSDLAAKGEVKDGEGEAVVIGGMVLDINATPSVPAKPRTTTPGKVLYALGGVARNVAECMSKLGTKPYMISAVGLDMAGNLLLEQWKSAELSTEGIQRHQDIETAVVCNIFDGKGELAAAVASVDAIEKFLTPEWVWKFSWKIRSSPVLMVDANLSSPTLEAACQLAAESKTPVWFEPVSVAKSKRIASVAKYVSFASPNEDELIAMANALSSADVFSPIKREDIHIKLSVRSLFQMLRPAIQVLLEKGIKVIVVTLGSDGVFLCSSEKHEFDSLNFRDVKSHSFSRQLYEIVNSSCHRNGILNVTRSKGSFYALHFPALSASVVRLTGAGDCLVGGTIASLCAGLDVMQSVAVGIASAKAAVEADSNVPAKHCLTNIADDARLAYFGARPVFCPSTL from the exons ATGGAGGGTAACAATTTTCAGCGTATTTCTCATCAGCAATCAGAACCTGCTCGCCGGGGTCTTCTTAAATCA GATTTGGCTGCAAAGGGGGAGGTGAAGGATGGGGAGGGAGAGGCAGTAGTGATAGGTGGTATGGTGTTGGACATAAATGCCACCCCTTCTGTACCTGCCAAACCCAGGACTACTACCCCCGGAAAG GTCCTTTATGCATTAGGTGGTGTAGCAAGGAATGTTGCTGAGTGCATGTCCAAGCTTGGAACAAAGCCCTATATGATAAGTGCTGTTGGACTTGACATGGCAG GAAATTTGCTGTTGGAACAATGGAAATCAGCTGAATTATCCACAGAAG GCATCCAAAGGCATCAAGATATTGAGACAGCTGTTGTGTGCAACATCTTTGATGGTAAAGGAGAGTTGGCTGCTGCTGTTGCTAGTGTGGATGCAATT GAGAAATTTCTCACTCCTGAATGGGTTTGGAAGTTCAGTTGGAAAATACGTTCTTCTCCAGTATTGATGGTTGATGCAAACTTAAGTTCTCCAACTTTGGAAGCAGCTTGTCAAT TGGCAGCAGAATCCAAAACTCCAGTGTGGTTTGAGCCTGTATCGGTTGCAAAATCCAAACGAATTGCTTCAGTTGCCAAGTAT GTGAGTTTTGCTTCACCTAATGAAGATGAGCTAATAGCCATGGCAAATGCTCTGTCTTCAGCTGATGTATTTTCCCCAATCAAGAGGGAGGATATCCATATCAAGCTTTCAGTGAGATCATTGTTTCAAATGCTTAGGCCTGCAATTCAGGTTTTGCTAGAGAAAGGTATTAAAGTCATAGTTGTAACTCTTGGATCAGATGGGGTATTCTTGTGCTCTAGTGAAAAGCATGAATTTGACAGTCTCAACTTTAGGGATGTAAAATCTCATTCTTTCAGCAGACAATTGTATGAAATTGTAAATTCAAGTTGCCACCGCAATGGGATTCTGAATGTTACAAGGTCCAAAGGAAGCTTCTATGCCTTACATTTTCCAGCACTTTCTGCATCTGTGGTGAGGCTTACTGGTGCTGGAGACTGTTTGGTTGGTGGAACAATAGCGTCATTATGTGCTGGTTTAGATGTCATGCAAAGTGTGGCTGTTGGTATTGCGTCTGCAAAAGCTGCTGTTGAGGCAGATAGCAATGTACCTGCAAAGCATTGTTTGACCAATATTGCAG ATGATGCGAGATTGGCGTATTTTGGTGCCAGACCTGTGTTCTGCCCATCAACGTTGTGA
- the LOC113761392 gene encoding uncharacterized protein LOC113761392 isoform X1 has protein sequence MEGNNFQRISHQQSEPARRGLLKSDLAAKGEVKDGEGEAVVIGGMVLDINATPSVPAKPRTTTPGKVLYALGGVARNVAECMSKLGTKPYMISAVGLDMAGNLLLEQWKSAELSTEGIQRHQDIETAVVCNIFDGKGELAAAVASVDAIEKFLTPEWVWKFSWKIRSSPVLMVDANLSSPTLEAACQLAAESKTPVWFEPVSVAKSKRIASVAKYVSFASPNEDELIAMANALSSADVFSPIKREDIHIKLSVRSLFQMLRPAIQVLLEKGIKVIVVTLGSDGVFLCSSEKHEFDSLNFRDVKSHSFSRQLYEIVNSSCHRNGILNVTRSKGSFYALHFPALSASVVRLTGAGDCLVGGTIASLCAGLDVMQSVAVGIASAKAAVEADSNVPAKHCLTNIAAFISLGPIAQRIEQNINFSYCI, from the exons ATGGAGGGTAACAATTTTCAGCGTATTTCTCATCAGCAATCAGAACCTGCTCGCCGGGGTCTTCTTAAATCA GATTTGGCTGCAAAGGGGGAGGTGAAGGATGGGGAGGGAGAGGCAGTAGTGATAGGTGGTATGGTGTTGGACATAAATGCCACCCCTTCTGTACCTGCCAAACCCAGGACTACTACCCCCGGAAAG GTCCTTTATGCATTAGGTGGTGTAGCAAGGAATGTTGCTGAGTGCATGTCCAAGCTTGGAACAAAGCCCTATATGATAAGTGCTGTTGGACTTGACATGGCAG GAAATTTGCTGTTGGAACAATGGAAATCAGCTGAATTATCCACAGAAG GCATCCAAAGGCATCAAGATATTGAGACAGCTGTTGTGTGCAACATCTTTGATGGTAAAGGAGAGTTGGCTGCTGCTGTTGCTAGTGTGGATGCAATT GAGAAATTTCTCACTCCTGAATGGGTTTGGAAGTTCAGTTGGAAAATACGTTCTTCTCCAGTATTGATGGTTGATGCAAACTTAAGTTCTCCAACTTTGGAAGCAGCTTGTCAAT TGGCAGCAGAATCCAAAACTCCAGTGTGGTTTGAGCCTGTATCGGTTGCAAAATCCAAACGAATTGCTTCAGTTGCCAAGTAT GTGAGTTTTGCTTCACCTAATGAAGATGAGCTAATAGCCATGGCAAATGCTCTGTCTTCAGCTGATGTATTTTCCCCAATCAAGAGGGAGGATATCCATATCAAGCTTTCAGTGAGATCATTGTTTCAAATGCTTAGGCCTGCAATTCAGGTTTTGCTAGAGAAAGGTATTAAAGTCATAGTTGTAACTCTTGGATCAGATGGGGTATTCTTGTGCTCTAGTGAAAAGCATGAATTTGACAGTCTCAACTTTAGGGATGTAAAATCTCATTCTTTCAGCAGACAATTGTATGAAATTGTAAATTCAAGTTGCCACCGCAATGGGATTCTGAATGTTACAAGGTCCAAAGGAAGCTTCTATGCCTTACATTTTCCAGCACTTTCTGCATCTGTGGTGAGGCTTACTGGTGCTGGAGACTGTTTGGTTGGTGGAACAATAGCGTCATTATGTGCTGGTTTAGATGTCATGCAAAGTGTGGCTGTTGGTATTGCGTCTGCAAAAGCTGCTGTTGAGGCAGATAGCAATGTACCTGCAAAGCATTGTTTGACCAATATTGCAG CCTTCATTTCCCTAGGTCCAATAGCGCAGAGAATTGAACAGAACATTAACTTTTCATACTGTATCTGA
- the LOC113761392 gene encoding uncharacterized protein LOC113761392 isoform X3, producing the protein MLLSSLLVLYALGGVARNVAECMSKLGTKPYMISAVGLDMAGNLLLEQWKSAELSTEGIQRHQDIETAVVCNIFDGKGELAAAVASVDAIEKFLTPEWVWKFSWKIRSSPVLMVDANLSSPTLEAACQLAAESKTPVWFEPVSVAKSKRIASVAKYVSFASPNEDELIAMANALSSADVFSPIKREDIHIKLSVRSLFQMLRPAIQVLLEKGIKVIVVTLGSDGVFLCSSEKHEFDSLNFRDVKSHSFSRQLYEIVNSSCHRNGILNVTRSKGSFYALHFPALSASVVRLTGAGDCLVGGTIASLCAGLDVMQSVAVGIASAKAAVEADSNVPAKHCLTNIAAFISLGPIAQRIEQNINFSYCI; encoded by the exons ATGTTATTGTCTTCACTGCTG GTCCTTTATGCATTAGGTGGTGTAGCAAGGAATGTTGCTGAGTGCATGTCCAAGCTTGGAACAAAGCCCTATATGATAAGTGCTGTTGGACTTGACATGGCAG GAAATTTGCTGTTGGAACAATGGAAATCAGCTGAATTATCCACAGAAG GCATCCAAAGGCATCAAGATATTGAGACAGCTGTTGTGTGCAACATCTTTGATGGTAAAGGAGAGTTGGCTGCTGCTGTTGCTAGTGTGGATGCAATT GAGAAATTTCTCACTCCTGAATGGGTTTGGAAGTTCAGTTGGAAAATACGTTCTTCTCCAGTATTGATGGTTGATGCAAACTTAAGTTCTCCAACTTTGGAAGCAGCTTGTCAAT TGGCAGCAGAATCCAAAACTCCAGTGTGGTTTGAGCCTGTATCGGTTGCAAAATCCAAACGAATTGCTTCAGTTGCCAAGTAT GTGAGTTTTGCTTCACCTAATGAAGATGAGCTAATAGCCATGGCAAATGCTCTGTCTTCAGCTGATGTATTTTCCCCAATCAAGAGGGAGGATATCCATATCAAGCTTTCAGTGAGATCATTGTTTCAAATGCTTAGGCCTGCAATTCAGGTTTTGCTAGAGAAAGGTATTAAAGTCATAGTTGTAACTCTTGGATCAGATGGGGTATTCTTGTGCTCTAGTGAAAAGCATGAATTTGACAGTCTCAACTTTAGGGATGTAAAATCTCATTCTTTCAGCAGACAATTGTATGAAATTGTAAATTCAAGTTGCCACCGCAATGGGATTCTGAATGTTACAAGGTCCAAAGGAAGCTTCTATGCCTTACATTTTCCAGCACTTTCTGCATCTGTGGTGAGGCTTACTGGTGCTGGAGACTGTTTGGTTGGTGGAACAATAGCGTCATTATGTGCTGGTTTAGATGTCATGCAAAGTGTGGCTGTTGGTATTGCGTCTGCAAAAGCTGCTGTTGAGGCAGATAGCAATGTACCTGCAAAGCATTGTTTGACCAATATTGCAG CCTTCATTTCCCTAGGTCCAATAGCGCAGAGAATTGAACAGAACATTAACTTTTCATACTGTATCTGA
- the LOC113758602 gene encoding putative pentatricopeptide repeat-containing protein At3g18840, protein MSLARSLKDGLQFHAQVIKSGFTPTVFTSNQLIHLYSKNGLIREAYRLFDEMPERNVYSWNTVINAYIKAQNLSNAQNLFDAVPEKDSVTYNSLISGYANRDGFEDRAVRLFLQMQNDCDGVRRDEFTLTTMLNLTAKLSALSWGQQLHSFMLKTANDLSGFAVSSLIDMYSKSGSFPDAWTVFERGSSSAVDLVSKNAMVAACCREGKLDLAQNLFWSKHEMNDNVSWNTMIAGFAQNGQEEKAIEMFKCMAVEGFSWNEHSFASVLSAFSSLKALKMGKEIHSWVLKKGIDSNPFISSGIVDLYSKCGNMNYAEFVYLKMKVENSFAVTSMIVGYAAEGNMAEARRLFDSLADKNSVVWTAMISGYVKTQQSDDAFELFRQFMERDVRDYDALLFINVLGACTTQAIVDPGKQIHAYIMKVGIEIDEKVVTAVVDMYCKCGSIGFAERIFQNLASRDLILHNVMIAGYAHHGYEYEALQLFEEMVKRGLQPDAVTFVAILSACRHSGLVEVGENYFSSMTEDYSILPERDHYACMIDLYGRANQLEKATVFMDKIPMELDAIILGTFINACKMNRNVKLANDAEEKLLKIEGDNGARYVQLAGVYASEGRWDEMGRIMKKMRGKELRKHAGCSWLQVGNRRHTFISNDRSHSETEAVHAMLDCLIQELEASIHEEEELSQ, encoded by the coding sequence ATGTCGTTGGCGAGGTCACTCAAGGACGGACTTCAATTTCACGCCCAAGTTATAAAATCTGGGTTTACACCGACTGTTTTTACCAGCAACCAATTGATTCACTTGTACTCCAAAAATGGCCTTATCCGGGAAGCTTATAggctgtttgatgaaatgcctgaACGAAACGTTTATTCTTGGAATACTGTTATAAATGCTTATATAAAAGCCCAGAACTTGTCAAATGCGCAAAATCTTTTCGACGCCGTCCCGGAAAAAGATTCTGTTACATACAATTCCCTAATATCTGGCTATGCAAATAGGGATGGTTTTGAGGATCGCGCTGTCAGATTATTTCTTCAAATGCAAAATGACTGCGATGGCGTTCGAAGGGATGAGTTTACTCTGACTACAATGTTAAATTTGACGGCCAAGTTAAGCGCTTTGTCATGGGGCCAGCAACTTCATTCTTTCATGTTGAAGACAGCTAATGATTTGAGTGGGTTTGCTGTCAGCTCTCTCATTGACATGTACTCGAAATCTGGGAGCTTTCCTGATGCTTGGACGGTGTTTGAGAGAGGCAGTTCCTCGGCGGTTGACTTGGTTTCAAAGAATGCAATGGTGGCGGCTTGTTGTAGAGAAGGCAAATTGGATTTGGCACAGAATCTTTTCTGGAGTAAGCACGAGATGAATGACAATGTATCGTGGAATACGATGATTGCAGGGTTTGCCCAGAATGGGCAGGAGGAGAAGGCAATTGAAATGTTTAAATGCATGGCGGTGGAGGGATTTAGCTGGAATGAACACTCATTCGCCAGTGTTTTGAGCGCTTTTTCCAGCCTCAAGGCTTTAAAGATGGGGAAGGAAATTCACTCTTGGGTTTTAAAAAAAGGGATTGATTCGAATCCATTCATAAGTAGTGGGATTGTTGATCTTTACAGCAAGTGTGGAAATATGAACTATGCAGAATTTGTTTATTTAAAGATGAAGGTTGAGAACTCCTTCGCTGTTACATCTATGATTGTAGGATACGCAGCAGAAGGTAACATGGCAGAAGCTAGGAGGCTTTTTGATTCGTTAGCAGACAAGAATTCTGTTGTCTGGACTGCTATGATATCCGGCTATGTGAAAACCCAGCAATCAGATGATGCTTTTGAGCTTTTCAGGCAATTCATGGAAAGGGATGTAAGAGATTACGATGCTTTACTATTTATCAATGTACTTGGTGCCTGCACGACACAGGCCATTGTGGATCCTGGAAAGCAAATTCATGCGTACATAATGAAAGTTGgaattgaaattgatgagaaAGTAGTCACTGCCGTGGTTGATATGTATTGTAAGTGTGGGAGCATAGGGTTTGCGGAAagaatatttcaaaatttggcctcCAGAGACCTTATCCTTCACAATGTGATGATAGCTGGATATGCTCACCACGGGTATGAATACGAAGCACTCCAGCTTTTTGAGGAGATGGTAAAGAGAGGGCTTCAACCTGATGCAGTGACTTTTGTTGCAATTCTATCTGCCTGCCGCCACAGTGGTTTAGTTGAAGTGGGTGAAAATTATTTCTCTTCCATGACTGAAGATTACTCGATACTACCAGAAAGGGACCATTATGCCTGCATGATTGACTTGTACGGAAGGGCTAATCAACTTGAAAAGGCTACAGTATTCATGGATAAAATTCCAATGGAACTAGATGCTATAATTCTGGGCACATTCATAAATGCCTGCAAAATGAATAGAAACGTGAAGCTTGCGAATGATGCGGAGGAGAAGCTACTGAAAATTGAAGGAGACAATGGGGCTCGATATGTGCAATTGGCTGGTGTATATGCCTCAGAAGGAAGATGGGACGAGATGGGGAGAATAATGAAGAAGATGAGAGGGAAAGAACTCAGGAAGCATGCTGGTTGTAGTTGGCTGCAAGTTGGTAATAGACGTCATACTTTTATCTCCAATGACAGGTCTCATTCGGAAACAGAGGCTGTGCATGCCATGTTAGACTGCTTGATTCAGGAACTCGAGGCCAGTATCCACGAGGAGGAAGAGCTCAGCCAGTAA
- the LOC113761393 gene encoding HVA22-like protein k translates to MAMFGSNMAGEVGLRLLLCPLGSNVVTRTACCSVGMVLPVYSTFKAIETRDQNEQQKWLLYWAAYGSFSIVEMFTDKFLYWFPLYYQMKFAFLVWLQLPSVEGARQLYVHHLRPFLVRHQARLDQIVGCLYGEMAKFVSSHQAEFQFAKTLLTRILLSARNIIRPGQQINGAVEGPREHVETSESEDEE, encoded by the exons ATGGCTATGTTCGGATCAAACATGGCCGGCGAG GTTGGGTTGCGGTTACTTCTCTGTCCCCTTGGTTCTAATGTTGTCACCAGAACAGCGTG CTGTTCTGTTGGAATGGTTTTGCCTGTTTACTCTACTTTTAAAGCAATTGAAACAAGGGATCAAAATGAGCAGCAGAAGTGGCTATTGTACTGGGCAG CTTATGGATCTTTTAGTATTGTTGAGATGTTCACAGATAAATTTCTCTACTG GTTTCCTCTCTATTATCAGATGAAGTTTGCATTTCTTGTTTGGCTTCAGCTTCCTTCTGTTGAG GGTGCAAGGCAATTGTATGTGCATCATCTGCGCCCATTCCTTGTCAGGCATCAAGCTAGACTTGATCAAATTGTAGGATGCTTGTATGGTGAAATG GCTAAATTCGTCAGTTCCCATCAAGCAGAATTCCAATTTGCTAAGACACTTCTTACAAGGATATTACTATCAG CTCGGAATATCATTCGCCCCGGGCAACAAATCAATGGTGCAGTTGAAGGTCCAAGAGAGCATGTAGAGACTTCAGAATCAGAAGACGAGGAATAA
- the LOC113763416 gene encoding arabinosyltransferase RRA2-like, whose product MMMGGRRDGPLMRSNEKGRRSRIAAAIAIGVVFGCVFALLYPHGLFVSIPLHSIASKSYLQFNLSSCESSERISMLKSEYVAAYKKNAELKKQIQELTGKLWLAEQGKDNAQKQVLVLGEQQKTGPFGTVKSSRTNPTVVPDVSANPRLAKILEKVAVNRELIVALANSNVKNMLEVWFSSIKRVGIPNYLVVALDEEIANFCRHNNVPVYERDPDNGIDLVGRTGGNHAVSGLKFQILREFLQLGYSVLLSDVDIVYLQNPFEHFHRDSDVESMTDGHNNRTAYGYDDVFDEPSMGWARYAHTMRIWVYNSGFFYIRPTIPSIELLDRVSDRLSRGKAWDQAVFNEELFFPSHPGYDGLHASRRTLDFYLFMNSKVLFKKVRKDAHLSKFKPVIIHINYHPDKLSRMKAVVEYYVNGKQDALKSFPDGSDW is encoded by the exons ATGATGATGGGGGGTCGTAGAGACGGCCCTTTGATGAGAAGCAATGAAAAAGGGCGGCGGTCAAGAATTGCAGCGGCTATAGCAATTGGGGTGGTGTTTGGATGCGTCTTTGCCTTGTTGTACCCTCACGGCCTCTTTGTCTCCATTCCACTCCACTCCATCGCCTCTAAATCCTATTTGCAG TTCAACTTGTCTTCATGCGAGTCATCTGAACGCATCAGCATGTTGAAGTCAGAATATGTTGCAGCTTATAAGAAAAATGCCGAGTTGAAAAAGCAGATCCAAGAATTGACTGGAAAGCTGTGGTTAGCTGAGCAAGGAAAAGACAATGCACAGAAACAGGTGTTGGTGCTGGGAGAACAGCAAAAGACTGGTCCTTTTGGCACTGTTAAGAGTTCAAGAACAAATCCTACTGTTGTCCCGGACGTATCTGCGAACCCAAGATTGGCTAAGATACTGGAAAAAGTTGCTGTTAACCGAGAACTTATTGTTGCACTTGCAAATTCAAACGTCAAGAATATGTTGGAAGTTTGGTTTAGCAGCATAAAGAGAGTTGGAATACCCAATTATTTAGTTGTTGCCCTGGATGAAGAAATTGCCAACTTCTGCAGGCACAATAATGTTCCTGTTTATGAGAGAGATCCAGATAATGGGATTGACCTAGTTGGGAGGACAGGAGGAAATCATGCTGTCTCAGGGTTGAAGTTCCAGATATTGAGAGAGTTTTTGCAGCTAGGTTATAGTGTTCTTCTCTCGGACGTTGATATAGTTTATTTGCAAAATCCCTTTGAACATTTTCACCGAGACTCGGATGTGGAATCCATGACCGACGGTCACAATAACAGGACGGCTTATGGTTATGACGATGTATTTGATGAACCTTCGATGGGTTGGGCTCGTTATGCTCATACAATGAGGATATGGGTTTATAATTCTGGTTTCTTCTACATAAGGCCAACAATCCCTTCAATAGAGCTCTTGGATCGCGTTTCTGATCGGCTTTCCCGGGGGAAAGCTTGGGACCAAGCAGTCTTTAACGAGGAGCTTTTTTTCCCTTCGCATCCTGGGTATGATGGGCTTCACGCCTCAAGAAGAACTCTGGATTTTTATCTCTTTATGAACAGCAAGGTCCTCTTCAAGAAAGTAAGAAAAGATGCTCATTTGAGCAAGTTTAAACCAGTAATTATTCATATAAATTATCACCCTGATAAGTTGTCAAGAATGAAAGCAGTTGTGGAGTATTACGTCAATGGAAAACAAGATGCTTTAAAATCCTTCCCTGATGGTTCAGATTGGTAA
- the LOC113758613 gene encoding uncharacterized protein LOC113758613 — MEAGSTTATNRLSKAFVAENNTTKLVKSSKRASLSKGRKKAGILQDKSFKKDLDRMRISRSGSENVAFDNSVREYGLESIVDTSNAPLHTNPVILVGHEEDRDGQFNDQDVEEKPKTNTFRLNEPAKIRGIPQQERYLDLKARVKELRKENHRLYRQLQDEAEFSLQLKEENRILLDELKRKCGPDIISSLEAENPDQTTQSTDS, encoded by the exons ATGGAAGCTGGGAGTACCACTGCAACTAACAGGCTTTCAAAGGCATTTGTGGCTGAGAACAATACTACCAAACTTGTTAAGTCTTCAAAACGAGCTAGTTTATCTAAG GGAAGGAAAAAGGCAGGAATTCTACAAGATAAATCCTTCAAAAAGGACTTGGATAGAATGAGAATATCCAGGAGTGGTTCTGAAAATGTAGCATTTGACAATAGTGTCAGAGAATACG GATTGGAATCCATAGTGGACACCTCGAATGCACCCCTTCATACAAATCCCGTCATATTAGTTGGACATGAAGAGGATAGAGATGGACAATTTAATGATCAG GATGTagaagaaaaacccaaaaccaACACCTTCCGTCTAAATGAACCAGCCAAGATACGGGGAATTCCTCAACAG GAAAGATATCTAGACTTGAAAGCCAGGGTAAAGGAATTGAGGAAAGAGAATCACAGGCTTTACCGCCAGTTGCAGGATGAGGCCGAGTTTTCATTGCAGCTTAAAGAAGAAAACCGGATTCTATTG GATGAGCTGAAGCGGAAATGCGGACCAGATATCATCAGTTCCCTTGAGGCCGAAAATCCAGATCAAACCACTCAATCTACTGATAGTTAA
- the LOC113761559 gene encoding deSI-like protein At4g17486 has protein sequence MKPKLKKGWRSIIPFNVQGKSANCFCIFPSVDSAGYSPKDAPVYLNVYDLTPMNGYFYWAGLGVFHTGVEVHGVEYAFGAHDYPTSGVFEVEPRQCPGFKFRKSILIGTTFMDPIQVREFIEQQSAYYSGDTYQLVRKNCNHFCEDICYRLTGNRIPKWVNRLARIGSICNCILPESLRASTVRHDANFQGCDSEKKKLRSSFGCLSSISLRQKEREVSISSLFLHSHYKGCLTPWEPKISKSGSLKDG, from the exons ATGAAACCCAAATTAAAGAAAGGCTGGCGCTCAATCATTCCTTTTAATGTGCAAGGAAAATCAGCCAACTGTTTTTGCATCTTTCCCAGTGTAGATTCAGCAGGCTATAGTCCAAAGGATGCACCTGTTTATCTCAATGTGTACGACTTGACTCCTATGAATGGTTACTTTTATTGGGCAGGCCTCGGCGTATTCCATACTGGAGTAGAAG TGCATGGTGTTGAATATGCTTTTGGAGCCCATGACTATCCAACAAGTGGTGTCTTTGAGGTTGAACCTCGCCAATGCCCTGGATTTAAGTTTAGAAAGTCTATTCTCATAGGGACAACCTTTATGGATCCCATCCAGGTTAGAGAGTTCATTGAGCAGCAATCCGCATATTACAGCGGTGATACGTATCAGTTGGTTAGAAAGAACTGCAATCATTTCTGTGAGGATATATGTTACAGATTGACGGGGAATCGCATACCAAAATGGGTGAATCGGCTGGCAAGAATAG GGTCAATTTGCAATTGCATACTTCCTGAATCCCTGAGAGCTTCTACTGTGCGGCATGATGCAAATTTTCAAGGCTGTGACAGTGAGAAAAAGAAACTGAGGAGCTCTTTTGGCTGCCTGTCTTCAATTTCCTTGCGTCAGAAGGAGAGAGAAGTATCAATATCGTCGTTGTTCTTACATTCTCATTACAAAGGCTGCTTGACCCCATGGGAGCCAAAAATTTCTAAAAGTGGTTCTTTAAAGGATGGATAA
- the LOC113760381 gene encoding probable NAD(P)H dehydrogenase (quinone) FQR1-like 2 yields MGKGGGCLPSKNRQPLVASEQDEPTNPVGDESVSVTIEGQSRTTDAAAAQFQDGVLQRTLTKKLRIFIVFYSMYGHVESLARRMKKGVDGIDGVEGVLYRVAETLETEVLEQMKVPTRDDGIPLISVEELVEADGLLFGFPTRYGCMAAQMKAFFDSTGKLWTEQRLAGVPAGFFVSTGTQGGGQETTAWTAITQLVHHGMIYVPIGYTFGAGMFKMDALRGGSPYGAGVFSGDGTREPSEAELALAEHQGKYMALMVRRFAVPHSFPNDHKDGS; encoded by the exons ATGGGTAAAGGAGGAGGGTGTTTGCCAAGCAAAAACAGGCAACCTTTGGTTGCGTCTGAACAGGACGAGCCCACCAATCCAGTTGGCGACGAGTCAGTCTCAGTCACAATCGAGGGCCAAAGCCGCACCACTGATGCAGCAGCAGCTCAGTTCCAAGATGGAGTTTTGCAAAGAACTCTGACCAAGAAATTGAGGATTTTTATTGTGTTTTATTCCATGTATGGACACGTGGAAAGTTTAGCAAGAAGGATGAAGAAAGGGGTTGATGGGATTGACGGAGTTGAAGGGGTGTTGTATAGAGTTGCTGAAACTCTGGAAACAGAGGTTTTGGAGCAGATGAAGGTGCCCACAAGAGATGATGGGATTCCACTGATCTCTGTGGAGGAATTGGTGGAGGCTGACGGATTGTTGTTTGGGTTTCCTACGCGGTATGGATGTATGGCTGCACAAATGAAGGCATTCTTTGACTCAACTGGGAAGTTGTGGACCGAGCAGAGGCTTGCTGGGGTGCCTGCGGGATTCTTTGTTAGTACTGGTACCCAAGGAGGTGGACAAGAGACTACCGC GTGGACAGCAATTACCCAGTTAGTCCACCACGGTATGATCTACGTTCCAATAGGATACACATTTGGAGCAGGAATGTTTAAGATGGACGCCCTGAGAGGAGGTTCCCCTTATGGAGCAGGAGTTTTCTCAGGGGACGGCACAAGGGAACCCAGTGAAGCAGAGCTCGCACTGGCGGAGCACCAGGGAAAGTACATGGCATTGATGGTGAGGAGGTTTGCCGTGCCTCATTCCTTCCCAAATGATCATAAAGACGGTAGCTAG